One genomic region from Kamptonema formosum PCC 6407 encodes:
- a CDS encoding alpha-D-glucose phosphate-specific phosphoglucomutase, whose amino-acid sequence MNVHTVLTQPFSDQKPGTSGLRKQVTVFQQRHYLENFVQSIFDSLENYQGQTLVVGGDGRYYNRTAIQTILKMAAANGFGKVLVGSAGILSTPAVSCIIRKYHAFGGIVLSASHNPGGPDGDFGIKYNISNGGPAPEKVTDEIYNRTKAIADYKILEAKDVDLDKLGTFKLGEMTVEVIDSVADYAELMQSLFDFDSIRQLITAGNFRLCVDSMHAVTGPYAKTILEEHLGAPAGTVINGIPLEDFGGGHPDPNLVYAHELVEILYGENAPDFGAASDGDGDRNMILGRKFFVTPSDSLAILAANAKLVPGYSAGLTGIARSMPTSAAADRVAAKLGIDCYETPTGWKFFGNLLDADKATLCGEESFGTGSNHVREKDGLWAVLFWLNIIAVQKKSVEQIVREHWKTYGRNYYSRHDYEGVDSDKANTLIANVRAAFSSLKGKQFGQYQVEYADDFSYTDPIDGSISEKQGIRIGFTDGSRIIFRLSGTGTQGATLRIYLESYEPNSAKHDIDTQEALGSLIAIADEIAKIRTLTGREQPTVIT is encoded by the coding sequence ATGAACGTACACACAGTATTAACACAGCCATTTTCAGACCAAAAACCCGGCACATCAGGACTACGGAAACAAGTTACAGTATTTCAACAACGCCACTACCTCGAAAACTTCGTTCAATCTATCTTTGACAGCTTAGAAAACTATCAAGGACAAACATTAGTTGTCGGCGGCGACGGACGCTATTATAACCGTACTGCCATTCAGACAATTTTAAAAATGGCCGCCGCCAATGGCTTTGGCAAAGTATTAGTAGGTAGCGCAGGCATTTTATCAACTCCTGCTGTTTCCTGCATCATTCGGAAATATCACGCCTTTGGAGGAATTGTACTATCTGCCAGTCACAATCCCGGCGGGCCAGATGGAGATTTTGGCATTAAATACAACATTAGCAATGGTGGGCCAGCACCAGAAAAAGTTACTGATGAAATTTATAATCGGACTAAAGCGATCGCCGATTACAAAATCCTCGAAGCCAAGGATGTCGATTTAGACAAATTAGGGACATTTAAACTAGGGGAGATGACAGTTGAAGTCATTGATTCAGTCGCCGACTACGCTGAATTAATGCAGTCTCTATTTGATTTTGATAGCATCCGTCAGTTAATTACTGCGGGTAATTTTCGCCTTTGTGTTGACTCAATGCACGCCGTAACTGGCCCTTATGCCAAGACAATTTTAGAGGAACATTTGGGAGCACCTGCGGGTACTGTCATTAATGGCATACCCCTAGAAGATTTTGGCGGCGGACATCCCGATCCTAACTTAGTTTATGCTCACGAACTCGTTGAGATTTTGTATGGGGAAAACGCGCCAGATTTCGGTGCAGCTTCCGATGGCGATGGCGATCGCAACATGATTCTGGGACGCAAATTTTTTGTAACTCCCAGTGATAGTTTAGCTATTCTAGCTGCTAATGCTAAATTAGTTCCCGGTTACAGTGCTGGTTTAACAGGAATTGCGCGATCTATGCCTACTTCAGCAGCAGCCGATCGCGTTGCTGCTAAACTCGGAATTGACTGCTACGAAACTCCTACAGGTTGGAAATTCTTTGGCAATCTTTTAGATGCTGATAAAGCCACTTTGTGCGGCGAAGAAAGTTTTGGTACAGGTTCCAATCACGTCCGCGAAAAAGATGGGCTGTGGGCGGTATTATTCTGGTTGAATATTATCGCAGTCCAGAAGAAATCAGTCGAGCAAATCGTGCGGGAACACTGGAAAACTTACGGTCGTAATTACTACTCTCGCCATGACTATGAAGGAGTAGATAGCGACAAAGCTAATACTTTGATTGCTAATGTTCGCGCTGCATTTTCTAGCTTGAAAGGTAAGCAATTCGGTCAATATCAGGTAGAATATGCTGATGATTTTAGCTATACCGATCCGATTGATGGTAGTATTAGCGAAAAGCAAGGAATTCGGATCGGATTTACCGATGGTTCGCGCATTATTTTCCGTCTTTCTGGTACGGGAACCCAAGGCGCAACCTTAAGGATTTATCTCGAAAGTTACGAGCCAAATTCAGCAAAACATGATATTGATACGCAAGAAGCATTAGGAAGTTTGATTGCAATTGCTGATGAAATTGCCAAAATTCGTACTCTCACAGGACGGGAACAACCAACAGTAATTACCTAA
- a CDS encoding AI-2E family transporter, whose amino-acid sequence MGLGKWIGFLALLASLYILWKIRTIVLLFFTAVILAIALNRLVRRLQQSGAKRGVAIALAIAILVTASAVLLTLIVTRLSNQFQELSQLVPLGIEQLRIWSNWLQARLPGQIVDNLPSIDDLTQEIQTFFRWTTSHIYQWFSNYLSLIINTLLITVLTIMLLVNPMPYRHAIISLFPAFYRQRADEIFSKCEEGLMGWLAGVALSMSFIGITSIIGLFVLQVPLPFVNGLLAFILALIPYIGAILSVIPPLLLALLDSPSKAGAVLLLYFLIQQIEGNLVTPIIMEKQVSLLPAYTLAILTAFGFFFGFLGLFLALPILIVIQIWVKEVLIRDILDRWQTAQSGKPVDNS is encoded by the coding sequence ATGGGTTTAGGAAAGTGGATTGGTTTTTTGGCTTTGCTAGCCTCGCTCTATATTTTGTGGAAAATTAGAACGATTGTTTTACTGTTTTTTACCGCCGTAATTTTAGCGATCGCTCTCAACCGTTTAGTGCGAAGATTGCAGCAGTCGGGTGCGAAGCGGGGAGTGGCGATCGCCTTAGCAATTGCGATTTTAGTCACAGCGAGCGCTGTCTTGCTAACTCTCATCGTAACGCGCCTGAGCAATCAATTTCAAGAGTTGTCCCAACTCGTCCCGCTAGGAATAGAACAACTGCGAATTTGGAGCAATTGGTTGCAAGCAAGATTACCCGGACAAATTGTTGATAACCTTCCCAGTATTGACGATTTAACCCAAGAAATTCAAACGTTTTTTCGGTGGACAACTTCGCATATTTATCAGTGGTTTTCCAACTATCTAAGCTTGATTATTAATACCTTATTAATTACCGTTTTGACAATCATGCTTCTGGTAAATCCGATGCCATACCGCCACGCAATTATCAGCCTTTTTCCCGCTTTTTACCGTCAGCGAGCCGATGAAATTTTCTCAAAATGCGAAGAGGGTTTAATGGGTTGGTTGGCAGGTGTTGCATTAAGCATGAGTTTTATTGGTATTACGAGCATTATTGGTTTGTTTGTTTTGCAAGTTCCACTGCCTTTTGTGAACGGGCTTCTGGCATTCATATTAGCCTTAATTCCCTATATTGGCGCAATTTTAAGCGTAATTCCACCGCTGCTGCTGGCTTTATTAGATTCGCCTTCAAAAGCAGGCGCGGTGTTGTTGCTTTATTTCCTAATTCAACAAATTGAAGGCAACTTGGTCACTCCTATCATTATGGAAAAGCAGGTATCTCTGCTTCCGGCTTACACCTTAGCTATCTTGACAGCATTCGGATTTTTCTTTGGTTTTTTGGGATTATTTTTAGCGCTACCAATTCTAATTGTTATTCAAATTTGGGTTAAAGAAGTTTTAATCAGAGATATACTAGACCGCTGGCAGACTGCTCAATCAGGGAAGCCAGTAGATAACTCATAA
- a CDS encoding DUF1206 domain-containing protein, whose translation MKPHNSSTDNIKQSIRQAASHAWFERLARLGYASKGLVYFIVGFLAAQAVFSMGGRTTDTSGALSEIVNQPFGKFLLFLVTIGIIGYALWRIVQTILDPEHQGDKIDAKRIAQRMGYALSALAYGGLALTAVKLIMGSGGGNSDTTEDLTAQILAQPFGQWLVGLAGAIVIGVGFSYFYEAYKAKFRRHFKLDEMSQTEQTWATRLGRFGIAARGVVFVIIGFFLIQAARLSDASQTKELGDVLAILAQQPFSPVILALVPLGLIAYGIYSVIEARYRRIFRS comes from the coding sequence ATGAAACCGCACAACTCATCCACCGACAACATTAAACAGTCAATTCGACAAGCAGCTTCTCATGCCTGGTTTGAGCGACTGGCAAGATTGGGATATGCTTCCAAAGGCTTAGTTTACTTTATTGTCGGTTTTCTAGCAGCACAAGCAGTCTTTAGTATGGGCGGCAGGACAACCGATACTAGCGGTGCATTATCAGAAATTGTTAACCAACCGTTCGGTAAATTTCTGCTATTTCTTGTAACGATTGGGATTATTGGTTATGCCCTTTGGCGTATCGTTCAGACAATTCTCGACCCAGAACACCAAGGAGACAAAATTGATGCCAAGCGAATTGCCCAACGCATGGGCTACGCCTTAAGTGCTTTAGCTTACGGAGGTTTGGCTTTAACGGCTGTAAAACTGATAATGGGTTCTGGCGGTGGTAATAGCGATACAACGGAAGATTTGACAGCCCAAATTTTAGCGCAACCGTTTGGACAATGGCTGGTAGGATTGGCGGGAGCAATTGTTATTGGTGTAGGCTTTTCTTATTTCTACGAAGCATATAAAGCTAAATTTCGTCGCCATTTCAAGCTAGATGAAATGAGCCAAACCGAGCAAACTTGGGCGACACGGTTGGGTCGATTCGGAATTGCTGCCCGGGGAGTTGTTTTCGTTATAATCGGTTTTTTCTTAATTCAAGCAGCAAGGCTATCGGATGCCAGCCAAACAAAGGAATTGGGCGATGTGTTGGCAATTCTGGCACAACAGCCTTTTAGTCCAGTGATTTTGGCTCTAGTACCTTTGGGTTTAATTGCCTATGGTATCTACTCGGTAATTGAAGCGCGCTATCGGCGAATTTTCCGCTCATAA
- a CDS encoding acetate kinase codes for MKILVLNAGSSSQKSCLYEVKDTIPNEPLEPIWEAAIDWTHHEGTAELKVKNAQGKKVEEEFEADFRTNTIFEMLKTLWSGETQVIEHPSEIDIVGHRVVHGGQEYQQSTFITPEVKEAIARLAVFAPVHNPANLEGIEAIEKSLGNVPQVAVFDTAFHAQLPPAAYVYPGPYEWLEQGIRRYGFHGISHQFCAQRAAQILGKDLQELRLINCHLGNGCSLAAIREGRSIDTTMGFTPLDGLMMGSRSGSVDPGILIHLLRQSECTGEKLDRILNRGSGLLGISGVSGDLRMIMDAIAKGSDRAQLALDIYIHRLRSYIGAMVASLGGLDALIFTAGVGEHSAVVRAAACENLGFLGLKLDVDKNARCLRLASPTPMDEDIATDDSAVRVLVIHTQEDWAIAQECWQLSQNNTP; via the coding sequence ATGAAAATATTAGTATTAAATGCCGGATCTAGCAGTCAAAAAAGTTGCCTTTACGAAGTCAAAGACACAATTCCTAACGAACCTTTAGAGCCGATATGGGAAGCTGCAATTGACTGGACTCACCACGAAGGTACAGCAGAATTGAAAGTAAAAAATGCTCAAGGCAAAAAGGTTGAAGAGGAGTTTGAAGCCGATTTTCGCACGAATACTATCTTTGAGATGTTGAAGACACTTTGGAGTGGTGAAACTCAAGTTATTGAACATCCCAGTGAGATTGATATTGTTGGCCATCGGGTGGTACATGGCGGACAAGAATATCAGCAAAGCACGTTTATTACCCCGGAAGTAAAAGAGGCGATCGCACGTTTAGCTGTGTTCGCTCCCGTTCACAATCCTGCCAATTTGGAAGGGATCGAAGCCATTGAAAAAAGCTTAGGAAATGTGCCGCAAGTAGCAGTTTTTGATACTGCTTTTCATGCACAATTACCTCCGGCTGCGTATGTTTATCCCGGCCCTTACGAGTGGCTAGAACAAGGAATTAGGCGCTATGGTTTTCACGGTATTAGTCACCAATTTTGTGCTCAACGTGCGGCTCAAATTCTAGGTAAAGATTTGCAGGAATTACGGCTGATTAACTGTCATTTGGGAAATGGTTGTTCTCTCGCTGCAATTCGCGAAGGTAGAAGTATTGACACCACAATGGGTTTTACACCTTTAGATGGTTTAATGATGGGTAGTCGCTCTGGATCTGTCGATCCTGGTATTTTGATTCACCTGTTGCGACAGTCTGAATGTACGGGGGAAAAATTAGATCGGATTTTGAATCGGGGTTCGGGTTTATTAGGAATTTCTGGGGTATCGGGAGATTTAAGGATGATTATGGATGCGATCGCCAAGGGTAGCGATCGCGCTCAACTTGCTTTAGATATTTACATCCATCGCTTACGCTCTTATATTGGCGCTATGGTAGCGAGTTTAGGCGGCTTAGACGCTCTAATTTTTACTGCGGGGGTGGGCGAACATTCAGCCGTTGTCAGGGCTGCTGCTTGCGAAAATTTGGGGTTTCTGGGTTTAAAATTGGATGTGGATAAGAATGCGCGATGCCTGCGGCTGGCTTCGCCTACGCCTATGGATGAAGATATCGCAACGGATGATTCAGCAGTGCGGGTTTTGGTAATTCATACACAGGAAGACTGGGCGATCGCGCAGGAATGTTGGCAACTTTCCCAAAATAATACCCCATAA
- a CDS encoding phosphoketolase family protein, with translation MVATTPVQQKKPLSPSELDKIHAYWRAANYLSVGQIYLLDNPLLKEPLKLEHVKPRLLGHWGTTPGLNFIYAHLNRLIKAQDLNVIYIAGPGHGGPGLVANTYLEGTYSEYYPNVSQDAEGMKRLFKQFSFPRGIPSHVAPETPGSIHEGGELGYAVSHAYGAAFDNPDLIVACVVGDGEAETGPLATAWHSNKFLNPIHDGAVLPILHLNGYKIANPTVLARISHEELESLFVGYGYKPYFVEGSDPEMMHQLMAATMDSAIAEIKAIQQEARTKGFSKRPRWPMIILRSPKGWTGPKEVDGKKTEDFWRSHQVPLSEMGSKPGHVQLLEDWMKSYKPEELFDEAGTFLAELAELAPLGTRRMGDNPHANGGILLRDLKMPKFENYAVEVTKPGTTYEEATRVMGKFLRDVMKFNQESRNFRIVGPDETASNRWNDVFEATDRTWMDDTFSYDDHLSPDGRVMEILSEHTCQGWLEGYLLTGRHGFFSCYEAFIHVIDSMFNQHAKWLNTTRYIPWRRQISSLNYLLTSHVWRQDHNGFSHQDPGFIDHVVNKKAAVIRVYLPPDANTLLSVTDHCLRSRQYVNVVVAGKQPALQYLDMDAAVKHCTAGISIWEWASNDQNSEPDVVMACAGDVPTLETLAAVDLIRLHLPELKVRVVNVVDLMKLQPESEHPHGLNDKDFDSIFTVDKPIIFAYHGYPWLIHRLTYRRTNHNNIHARGYKEEGTTSTPFDMVVRNDLDRFHLVIDVIDRLPQLHYIGGHIKQMLHDKLVEHVTYIAEYGDDLPEVRDWKWGYYSDPGSPKATTGESGGADFSESQLEEGAARSRS, from the coding sequence AAAATCCACGCTTACTGGCGGGCCGCAAACTATTTGTCTGTAGGACAAATTTATTTGCTAGACAACCCCCTTCTCAAAGAACCCCTGAAGCTAGAGCACGTCAAACCGAGGCTGTTAGGACACTGGGGTACTACTCCCGGCTTGAACTTCATTTACGCCCATCTCAACCGCCTAATTAAAGCTCAAGACCTGAATGTAATATACATTGCCGGCCCCGGTCATGGTGGCCCTGGCTTAGTTGCCAACACTTACTTAGAAGGCACTTATAGCGAATATTACCCCAACGTTTCCCAAGATGCTGAAGGGATGAAGCGTCTGTTTAAACAGTTCTCCTTCCCACGCGGAATTCCTAGCCACGTCGCGCCAGAAACTCCCGGTTCGATCCACGAAGGTGGCGAACTCGGTTATGCTGTTTCCCACGCTTACGGGGCGGCTTTTGATAACCCTGACTTAATTGTGGCTTGCGTTGTTGGGGACGGGGAAGCCGAAACGGGCCCCTTAGCCACTGCTTGGCATTCTAATAAGTTTCTGAACCCGATTCATGACGGCGCAGTATTACCAATTCTACACCTCAATGGTTATAAAATTGCTAACCCGACGGTGTTAGCACGGATTAGCCATGAAGAATTAGAAAGTTTGTTTGTGGGTTATGGCTATAAGCCTTACTTCGTGGAAGGTTCAGACCCAGAAATGATGCACCAGTTGATGGCGGCGACGATGGATAGCGCGATCGCAGAAATTAAAGCCATTCAACAAGAGGCCCGGACTAAAGGCTTCAGCAAACGCCCTCGGTGGCCGATGATTATTCTGCGATCGCCCAAAGGTTGGACGGGGCCCAAAGAAGTAGACGGCAAAAAAACCGAAGATTTCTGGCGATCGCACCAAGTCCCCCTGTCGGAAATGGGCAGCAAACCGGGGCACGTCCAACTCCTCGAAGACTGGATGAAAAGCTACAAACCCGAAGAACTCTTCGACGAAGCAGGCACATTCCTCGCCGAACTCGCCGAACTCGCACCATTAGGAACGCGACGCATGGGCGATAATCCCCACGCCAACGGCGGCATTTTGCTCCGCGACCTCAAAATGCCAAAATTTGAAAATTATGCCGTAGAAGTCACAAAACCAGGCACTACCTACGAAGAAGCCACCCGCGTTATGGGCAAATTCCTGCGGGACGTAATGAAATTCAACCAGGAAAGCCGCAACTTCCGCATCGTCGGGCCAGACGAAACCGCCTCGAACCGCTGGAACGACGTATTTGAAGCCACCGATCGCACCTGGATGGATGATACATTCTCCTACGACGATCACCTTTCCCCCGATGGCCGAGTCATGGAAATCCTCAGCGAGCACACTTGCCAAGGATGGTTAGAAGGCTACCTACTTACAGGCCGTCACGGTTTCTTCTCCTGTTACGAAGCCTTCATCCACGTCATCGACTCCATGTTCAACCAACACGCCAAATGGTTAAACACCACGCGCTATATACCTTGGCGGCGACAAATTTCCTCTCTTAATTACCTGCTAACATCCCACGTTTGGCGACAAGATCATAACGGTTTTTCCCACCAAGATCCCGGTTTTATCGACCACGTAGTTAACAAAAAAGCAGCCGTAATTCGGGTTTATTTACCACCCGATGCCAATACATTGCTATCCGTCACCGATCACTGTTTGCGGAGTCGCCAATACGTCAACGTTGTTGTTGCTGGTAAACAACCCGCCTTGCAATATTTAGATATGGATGCGGCGGTCAAACATTGTACGGCAGGGATCAGTATTTGGGAATGGGCAAGCAACGATCAAAATAGCGAACCCGATGTCGTCATGGCTTGCGCCGGCGACGTTCCTACCTTAGAAACCCTAGCAGCAGTTGACTTAATTCGGCTACATTTACCTGAATTAAAAGTGCGCGTCGTTAACGTCGTAGACTTGATGAAATTGCAACCGGAAAGCGAACACCCGCACGGTTTGAATGATAAAGACTTCGACTCGATTTTTACAGTAGATAAACCGATCATCTTTGCTTATCACGGCTATCCCTGGCTAATTCACCGCCTGACTTACCGCCGGACAAATCATAATAACATCCACGCGCGGGGTTATAAGGAAGAAGGAACCACGAGTACGCCCTTTGATATGGTAGTGCGGAACGATTTAGATCGTTTTCATTTGGTAATAGATGTCATCGATCGTTTGCCTCAATTGCATTACATCGGAGGTCACATTAAGCAGATGTTGCACGACAAATTAGTGGAGCACGTCACTTACATTGCTGAGTATGGCGATGATCTGCCAGAAGTGCGCGACTGGAAATGGGGATATTATAGCGATCCTGGTTCACCAAAGGCGACAACTGGAGAGTCTGGGGGCGCTGATTTTAGCGAGTCACAGTTAGAGGAAGGCGCGGCGCGATCGCGATCGTAG
- a CDS encoding DJ-1/PfpI/YhbO family deglycase/protease gives MTETNGSQHKRVAILIENGVEDSEFQVPYNGLKQAGFEVVVLGSRMNEKYAGKQGKVAMQADGTTTETRAEDFDAVIIPGGMAPDIMRTNPNTVRFVTEAMEQGKLVAAVCHGPQVLIEGDLLKGKKATGFHAIRKDMINAGAEYINEALVIDGNLITSRQPGDLAIFTTAILARLGYGGKEAALPDENDVNAEWWKLATAWGGSTKGDIVKGLNTALTGERYSCQAFEHYGEKTSDVELRSLLHDMVHNKQHHIQLLEARLNALGEKPSISAQAADKFASLKASLQGTDEMFLLRSTLGDLQTGIVDINNLRAKFTDPVSTDIFTQIELDLSKYEQCLAELYRSRMGTQEVKPAKPSTSPAVKMS, from the coding sequence ATGACAGAAACTAACGGAAGCCAACACAAACGAGTTGCTATCCTGATTGAAAACGGAGTTGAAGATTCAGAGTTTCAAGTACCTTATAATGGGCTAAAACAAGCAGGTTTTGAGGTAGTTGTCCTTGGTTCGCGCATGAATGAAAAGTATGCAGGCAAACAAGGCAAAGTTGCCATGCAAGCTGATGGAACTACTACTGAAACGCGGGCAGAAGATTTTGACGCAGTAATTATTCCTGGTGGTATGGCTCCCGATATAATGCGGACAAATCCCAACACAGTGCGCTTTGTAACTGAGGCAATGGAGCAAGGAAAATTAGTTGCTGCTGTTTGTCACGGGCCGCAAGTTTTGATTGAAGGTGATTTGCTAAAAGGTAAAAAAGCAACTGGTTTTCATGCCATCCGCAAGGATATGATCAATGCGGGAGCTGAGTATATCAATGAAGCTTTGGTAATTGACGGCAATCTTATTACTTCTCGGCAACCGGGGGATTTGGCGATATTTACTACTGCAATTCTTGCTCGTCTTGGTTACGGCGGCAAAGAGGCTGCTTTACCGGATGAAAATGATGTGAATGCAGAATGGTGGAAGCTGGCAACGGCTTGGGGTGGTTCCACAAAAGGCGATATTGTTAAAGGTTTGAACACGGCTTTAACAGGTGAGCGTTATTCGTGCCAAGCTTTTGAGCATTATGGGGAAAAAACTTCCGATGTTGAATTGCGTTCGCTATTGCACGACATGGTTCACAATAAACAGCATCACATCCAACTCCTAGAAGCACGTCTGAATGCTTTGGGTGAAAAACCATCAATCTCTGCACAGGCTGCGGATAAATTTGCTTCCTTAAAAGCTTCGCTTCAAGGAACTGATGAAATGTTTCTTTTGCGGAGTACCTTGGGCGATTTGCAAACAGGAATTGTTGATATCAATAACCTGCGGGCGAAGTTCACAGATCCAGTATCAACCGACATTTTTACTCAGATTGAATTGGATCTCTCGAAGTATGAACAGTGTCTAGCAGAACTTTACCGATCGCGCATGGGAACGCAAGAAGTTAAACCCGCAAAACCATCTACTAGCCCTGCGGTGAAGATGTCTTAA
- a CDS encoding histidine phosphatase family protein, protein MSLKLYFLRHGETIYSRTGGYCGDLDPDLTPEGTKMAEAFGAAYSSLPWTAVYVSPMKRTIATAKPLCDAVGIEMQLRDGLKEIRYGEWEGKTLEFVKENYLDDYISWMTEPAWNAPNGGETAVQIASRASLVIAEIEAKHREGNVLVVSHKATIRIILCSLLGIDLGRYRDRINALAGSVSMVKFDIHGPLLEVLGDRSYMDESLRSLPGS, encoded by the coding sequence ATGAGTTTAAAACTGTATTTTTTACGCCACGGAGAAACAATTTACAGTCGCACAGGTGGTTATTGCGGGGATCTCGATCCTGATTTAACTCCTGAAGGTACTAAGATGGCGGAAGCTTTTGGCGCTGCGTACTCTTCTTTACCTTGGACAGCAGTTTATGTAAGTCCGATGAAACGAACAATTGCAACAGCAAAACCATTGTGCGATGCAGTAGGAATTGAGATGCAATTGCGGGATGGACTCAAAGAAATCCGCTATGGTGAATGGGAAGGAAAAACCCTAGAATTTGTCAAAGAAAACTATCTTGATGATTATATTAGTTGGATGACTGAACCCGCGTGGAATGCACCGAATGGGGGTGAAACTGCTGTGCAAATTGCCAGTAGAGCATCTCTAGTTATCGCAGAAATTGAAGCAAAACATCGGGAGGGCAATGTGTTAGTTGTTTCCCACAAGGCAACTATTAGAATTATACTTTGTAGTTTGTTAGGAATTGATTTAGGCCGTTATCGCGATCGCATTAATGCCTTAGCTGGTTCTGTTAGCATGGTGAAGTTTGACATTCACGGCCCGCTGTTGGAGGTGTTAGGCGATCGCTCTTATATGGATGAGAGTCTGCGTTCTTTACCAGGGAGTTAG
- a CDS encoding cupin domain-containing protein has protein sequence MTHSSSSSDREHPTPPTIDYWHVWTDEDGISHQSSCQIQDFTLKSISPPASPQWLEQMQQGGATVVFTVQPVGWIGTWHENPKPQWIIPLSGRWFVETMDGQRVEMGVGEISFGEDQNTKANAQGQKGHLSGTVGDAPAVLMIVQLEETPTIGQACRFR, from the coding sequence ATGACTCATTCTTCATCATCAAGCGATCGCGAACATCCAACACCCCCGACGATTGACTATTGGCACGTCTGGACTGACGAAGATGGCATCAGCCACCAGTCCAGTTGCCAAATTCAAGACTTCACTCTCAAGAGCATTTCACCACCTGCCTCTCCTCAGTGGCTCGAACAGATGCAGCAAGGCGGTGCTACCGTCGTCTTTACGGTGCAACCTGTTGGCTGGATTGGCACTTGGCATGAAAATCCGAAACCCCAGTGGATTATTCCGCTATCGGGACGCTGGTTTGTGGAGACGATGGACGGGCAACGAGTAGAGATGGGTGTTGGTGAAATTTCGTTTGGAGAAGACCAGAATACGAAAGCCAACGCCCAGGGACAGAAGGGACACCTTTCTGGCACTGTCGGCGATGCGCCCGCAGTTTTGATGATTGTGCAACTTGAAGAAACGCCTACTATCGGGCAGGCTTGCCGTTTTCGATAA
- a CDS encoding VOC family protein produces the protein MLNPIQVQRIRAIGLTVSDADRSQDFYTQALGFEPVSDITVETEDYSDLVGVAEATIRIVTLQLGDEVIELMQYLNIEGKPIPRDSESNDLWFQHLAIAVSDMDRAYAHLRSFPIEPISVEPQTIPAENKASAGVRAFKFKDCDRHPLELIWFPADKGQDKWHQQSDRLFLGIDHSAIAISNTEQSLKFYRDLLGVNV, from the coding sequence ATGTTGAATCCCATTCAGGTACAACGGATTCGTGCTATTGGGCTAACTGTGAGTGATGCCGATCGCTCTCAGGATTTCTATACGCAAGCACTAGGGTTTGAACCCGTTTCAGACATCACGGTTGAAACAGAGGATTACAGCGACTTAGTAGGCGTGGCTGAGGCAACAATTCGCATTGTCACCTTGCAGCTTGGAGATGAAGTTATTGAGCTGATGCAGTATCTCAATATTGAGGGAAAACCTATTCCCAGGGATTCGGAAAGTAATGATTTGTGGTTTCAACATTTGGCGATCGCAGTTAGCGATATGGATCGGGCTTATGCTCATTTGCGATCGTTTCCAATTGAACCGATTTCAGTTGAACCGCAGACGATACCAGCCGAGAATAAAGCATCTGCTGGTGTACGAGCCTTCAAGTTCAAAGATTGCGATCGCCACCCTTTAGAGTTAATTTGGTTTCCTGCCGATAAAGGACAAGACAAGTGGCATCAGCAGAGCGATCGCTTGTTTCTCGGAATCGATCATAGTGCGATCGCAATTAGCAACACCGAGCAGAGTCTAAAATTTTACCGAGACTTGCTGGGAGTGAATGTATGA